Proteins from one Lachnospiraceae bacterium genomic window:
- a CDS encoding DNA alkylation repair protein: protein MVKNYIEKRLFELQDTAYRDFHSRLIPTISPDRIIGVRTPALRKLAKELIKDPYIAEFLQDLPHSYYDENTLHALLISELKDYALCLQELDRFLPYVDNWATCDIMSPKIFKKHLPELIPVVESWIRSSHPYTIRFGLVMLMSFYLDEAFRPEYLTLAASAVSEEYYVKMAVAWYFATALAKQYEATIPYIEQQKLPKWTHNKAIQKAIESYRITADQKAYLRTLKLSGGITEVR, encoded by the coding sequence CTGGTGAAAAATTACATAGAAAAGCGGCTTTTTGAATTGCAGGATACGGCCTATCGGGACTTTCACAGCAGACTGATCCCTACAATCAGCCCCGATAGAATTATCGGCGTGCGCACACCGGCGCTGAGAAAGCTGGCCAAGGAGCTGATCAAGGATCCGTACATTGCAGAGTTCCTGCAGGACCTGCCGCATTCGTATTATGATGAAAATACGCTGCACGCCCTCCTGATTTCAGAGCTTAAGGACTATGCGCTGTGCCTGCAGGAGTTAGACCGTTTCCTTCCCTATGTGGATAACTGGGCCACCTGCGATATCATGTCGCCCAAGATCTTCAAAAAGCACCTGCCGGAGCTTATCCCGGTGGTAGAGAGCTGGATCAGAAGCTCACATCCCTATACGATTCGTTTTGGCCTTGTCATGCTCATGAGCTTCTATCTGGACGAAGCCTTCCGCCCGGAATACCTGACTCTCGCAGCATCTGCCGTCTCCGAAGAGTACTATGTGAAGATGGCGGTCGCCTGGTACTTTGCTACAGCACTGGCCAAGCAGTACGAGGCGACGATTCCTTACATCGAGCAGCAGAAGCTGCCAAAATGGACGCATAACAAAGCCATTCAAAAGGCGATCGAGAGCTACCGCATCACAGCCGATCAAAAAGCATACTTAAGGACCCTTAAGCTTAGTGGTGGAATAACCGAAGTCCGGTGA
- a CDS encoding inosine monophosphate cyclohydrolase: MQLRSIDQELQNNSYPGRGIIIGRSADGSKAVTAYFIMGRSENSRNRIFVEDGEGIRTQAFDPAKLTDPSLVIYAPVRVLGNKTIVTNGDQTDTIYEYMDNQFTFEQALRTREFEPDAPNYTPRISGIMHIEGGRYHYAMSILKSDNGDPSSCLRHTFTYNNAKPGEGHFIHTYQGDGNPLPSFEGEPELISIPNDLDDFTQLLWNSLNEDNKISLFVRFIDIETGSYETRIINKHH, translated from the coding sequence ATGCAATTACGATCTATTGACCAAGAGCTTCAAAATAATTCCTATCCCGGCCGCGGCATCATTATCGGCCGCAGCGCGGATGGCAGCAAGGCCGTGACCGCCTATTTTATTATGGGCCGCAGCGAAAACAGCCGCAACCGCATCTTTGTAGAGGACGGCGAGGGCATCCGTACACAGGCCTTTGACCCGGCCAAGCTCACCGATCCCAGCCTTGTCATCTATGCGCCGGTCCGCGTGCTCGGCAACAAAACCATCGTCACCAACGGCGATCAGACCGATACCATCTATGAATACATGGACAATCAATTCACCTTCGAGCAGGCGCTGCGCACCCGCGAATTTGAGCCGGATGCTCCTAATTATACCCCCCGCATCTCTGGTATCATGCATATCGAAGGCGGACGGTATCATTACGCTATGTCAATCTTAAAAAGCGATAACGGAGATCCGTCCTCCTGCCTGCGCCATACCTTTACTTATAACAACGCTAAGCCCGGCGAGGGACATTTTATTCATACCTATCAGGGCGACGGCAACCCGCTGCCCAGCTTTGAGGGCGAGCCTGAGCTGATCTCCATTCCCAATGATCTGGATGATTTTACCCAGCTGCTTTGGAACAGCCTGAACGAAGACAATAAAATTTCTCTGTTCGTCCGCTTTATCGATATTGAAACCGGCTCCTATGAGACACGGATTATCAATAAACATCACTAA
- a CDS encoding phosphoribosylaminoimidazolecarboxamide formyltransferase has translation MNEMQLKYGCNPNQKPSRIFMEDGSDLPIKVLCGRPGYINLLDALNGWQLVTELKAVSGLPAATSFKHVSPAGAAVGLPLTDTLKKIYWVEDVKTFSPLSCAYARARGADRMSSFGDFIALSDVCDVPTARLIKREVSDGVIAPGYEPKALELLQKKKGGNYCVLEIDPAYRPAPLERKQVFGITFEQGRNELKIDENFFSNIVTQNKELPDSAKIDLAIAMITLKYTQSNSVCYVKDGQAIGIGAGQQSRIHCTRLAGTKADNWWLRQAPQVLNLQFVDHIGRADRDNAIDLYIGEEYMDILADGVWENTFKEKPPVFTREEKRAWLDQLTGVALGSDAFFPFGDNIERAFKSGVQYVAEPGGSVRDDNVIAACDKHNMVMSFTGLRLFHH, from the coding sequence ATGAATGAAATGCAATTAAAATATGGCTGCAATCCCAACCAGAAGCCATCCCGCATTTTTATGGAGGATGGCTCTGATCTGCCTATTAAAGTGCTCTGCGGCCGTCCCGGCTATATCAATCTGCTTGATGCCTTGAACGGCTGGCAGCTGGTAACAGAGCTCAAAGCCGTCAGCGGCCTTCCTGCTGCTACCTCATTTAAGCATGTATCTCCGGCCGGCGCCGCTGTCGGTCTGCCGCTCACTGACACGCTTAAAAAAATCTACTGGGTGGAGGATGTCAAGACCTTCTCGCCCCTCTCCTGCGCCTATGCCCGGGCCCGCGGTGCAGACCGCATGTCTTCCTTCGGTGATTTTATCGCTTTGTCTGATGTATGCGATGTGCCCACGGCCCGCCTCATCAAGCGTGAGGTCTCCGACGGCGTGATCGCGCCCGGCTATGAGCCCAAGGCACTGGAGCTTCTGCAAAAGAAAAAGGGTGGCAATTACTGCGTACTGGAAATTGATCCTGCCTACCGTCCTGCTCCCCTTGAGCGCAAGCAGGTCTTCGGCATCACCTTCGAGCAGGGCCGCAACGAACTCAAAATCGACGAAAACTTTTTCAGCAATATTGTTACGCAAAACAAAGAGCTGCCGGACAGCGCTAAGATCGATCTGGCCATCGCCATGATTACGCTCAAATACACGCAGTCCAATTCTGTGTGCTACGTAAAAGACGGCCAAGCCATCGGCATCGGCGCCGGACAGCAGTCCCGCATCCATTGTACCCGCCTGGCGGGAACCAAGGCAGACAACTGGTGGCTGCGGCAGGCTCCCCAGGTTTTGAATCTGCAGTTTGTTGACCACATCGGCCGTGCGGACCGTGATAATGCCATTGATCTTTATATCGGCGAGGAGTACATGGACATCCTTGCTGACGGCGTATGGGAAAATACATTTAAAGAAAAACCGCCTGTATTCACCCGTGAGGAAAAACGCGCCTGGCTTGATCAGCTTACCGGCGTAGCCCTTGGCTCCGATGCCTTCTTCCCCTTTGGCGATAATATTGAGCGCGCCTTCAAGAGCGGCGTCCAATATGTAGCTGAGCCGGGCGGCTCTGTGCGCGATGACAATGTGATCGCTGCCTGCGACAAGCATAATATGGTAATGTCCTTCACCGGACTTCGGTTATTCCACCACTAA
- a CDS encoding GNAT family N-acetyltransferase, whose amino-acid sequence MVTRLEDTDKAAPLFEGWQETMIWSCLQGMMGGIYVTDVTAPRSAVARLGDFCFFAGRPERELVLYQPPEDIRDFMIMAAQNAAWEELIAECWGERAQRRMRYAIKKEGDIFDRRKLQQIVENLPSEYRLKEIDESLYEQCLQDGWTRDLVAQFENYEIYRKYGLGIVALHDGRIVSGASSYSAYREGIEIEIDTHAAYRRRGLALACGAKLILSCLERGLYPSWDAQNLGSVALAEKLGYHADHAYPVFEVSGCGNV is encoded by the coding sequence ATGGTCACGCGATTAGAGGATACGGACAAGGCAGCGCCTCTTTTTGAGGGCTGGCAGGAGACCATGATTTGGTCATGCCTGCAGGGAATGATGGGCGGCATTTATGTCACGGATGTGACGGCGCCCAGATCAGCCGTCGCTCGTTTGGGAGATTTTTGTTTTTTTGCCGGCCGGCCGGAAAGAGAGCTGGTGCTTTATCAGCCTCCGGAGGATATACGGGATTTTATGATTATGGCAGCGCAAAATGCGGCCTGGGAAGAGCTGATTGCGGAGTGCTGGGGAGAACGGGCGCAGAGGAGAATGCGGTACGCCATTAAAAAAGAAGGGGATATTTTTGACAGGAGAAAGCTGCAGCAGATAGTAGAGAATCTGCCTTCAGAATATAGGCTGAAGGAGATTGACGAGAGCCTGTATGAGCAGTGTCTTCAGGACGGCTGGACAAGGGATCTGGTGGCACAGTTTGAAAATTATGAGATCTACCGAAAATATGGGCTCGGCATTGTAGCGCTGCATGACGGCCGGATTGTATCCGGCGCCTCCAGCTATTCGGCGTATCGGGAAGGCATTGAGATTGAGATCGATACGCATGCTGCCTATCGCAGGAGGGGGCTGGCGCTGGCCTGCGGCGCCAAGCTCATTTTGTCATGCCTTGAGAGGGGGCTGTATCCAAGCTGGGATGCGCAGAATCTGGGCTCGGTAGCGCTGGCAGAAAAGCTGGGGTATCATGCCGATCATGCCTATCCCGTGTTTGAGGTGAGCGGATGCGGCAACGTATAA
- a CDS encoding phosphoribosylaminoimidazolesuccinocarboxamide synthase: MKPIKEGKVREIYDNGDSLIMVATDRISCFDVILNNEVTKKGTVLTQMSKFWFDLTKDIVPNHMISADTNDMPEFFRQPAFEGKSMLCRKLNMLPIECIVRGYITGSGWASYQKNGTVCGITLPEGLQESDKLPQPIYTPSTKAEIGDHDENISFEQSITHLEKYFPGKGAEYAAKLRDYTIALYQKCADYALSRGIIIADTKFEFGLDEAGNIVIGDEMLTPDSSRFWPAEGYEPGHGQPSFDKQFARDWLKENTDHNWTLPQEVVNKTIDKYLQAYEMLTGKAL; this comes from the coding sequence ATGAAACCAATCAAAGAAGGAAAGGTCCGTGAAATTTATGATAACGGCGACAGCCTGATCATGGTGGCTACCGACCGTATCAGCTGTTTTGATGTGATTTTAAATAATGAAGTGACCAAAAAGGGCACGGTGCTGACACAGATGTCTAAGTTCTGGTTTGATCTGACCAAGGATATCGTGCCGAATCACATGATCTCTGCCGACACAAACGATATGCCGGAGTTTTTCCGCCAGCCGGCCTTTGAAGGCAAGAGCATGCTCTGCCGTAAGCTGAACATGCTGCCCATCGAGTGCATCGTGCGCGGCTATATTACCGGAAGCGGCTGGGCCAGCTACCAGAAAAACGGTACCGTCTGCGGCATCACACTGCCGGAGGGCCTGCAGGAATCCGACAAGCTTCCGCAGCCCATCTACACCCCTTCCACTAAGGCGGAAATCGGCGATCATGATGAGAATATCTCGTTTGAGCAAAGCATCACCCATCTGGAAAAATATTTTCCGGGCAAGGGGGCTGAATATGCCGCCAAGCTGCGTGACTACACGATCGCGCTTTATCAAAAATGCGCTGATTATGCGCTGAGCCGCGGCATCATCATTGCTGATACCAAATTTGAGTTCGGACTCGATGAAGCCGGCAATATTGTCATCGGCGATGAAATGCTCACGCCAGACAGCTCTCGCTTCTGGCCGGCCGAAGGCTATGAGCCCGGTCACGGCCAGCCCTCTTTTGACAAGCAGTTTGCCCGCGACTGGCTGAAGGAAAATACAGACCATAACTGGACACTGCCGCAGGAGGTTGTGAACAAGACAATTGATAAATATTTGCAGGCCTATGAAATGCTGACCGGCAAGGCTCTCTAA
- a CDS encoding TIGR01906 family membrane protein encodes MIICTALFILTASIAVPILCRPFFYLQIGPLGLEAETGLAKQEIMQAYSEMLDFCTGLSREFSTGVLPWSPQGRAHFVDVRWLFMLDLGAAAVSGCVLLAGYFMRKRALRPLYCFRGRGAGFWAGSSLLAVFALLTGLAALDFGRAFAVFHKIFFPGKSNWIFSPEEDAVITILPEAFFRNCAILIVVLIVVSCLSLIVHDVYRRRKQKKPSKI; translated from the coding sequence ATGATTATCTGCACAGCTCTGTTTATTTTAACGGCGAGTATCGCTGTGCCCATCCTGTGCCGGCCATTCTTTTATCTGCAGATTGGCCCGCTGGGCTTAGAAGCAGAAACAGGGCTGGCCAAGCAGGAGATTATGCAGGCCTATTCGGAAATGCTGGATTTCTGCACCGGCTTATCCAGAGAATTTTCAACGGGCGTACTGCCGTGGTCGCCGCAGGGGCGTGCGCATTTTGTGGATGTCAGGTGGCTTTTTATGCTCGATTTAGGAGCAGCCGCGGTCAGCGGCTGTGTGCTTTTGGCAGGGTATTTTATGCGGAAAAGAGCCTTGAGGCCGCTCTATTGTTTTAGAGGGCGGGGAGCCGGCTTTTGGGCGGGCAGCAGCCTGCTGGCTGTTTTTGCTTTGCTGACAGGCCTTGCCGCGCTGGATTTTGGGAGAGCCTTTGCGGTATTTCATAAGATTTTCTTCCCGGGGAAAAGCAATTGGATTTTTTCTCCGGAAGAGGATGCTGTGATTACGATTTTGCCGGAGGCATTTTTCAGAAACTGCGCCATTTTGATCGTGGTTTTGATTGTAGTAAGCTGTTTATCGCTGATCGTGCATGATGTTTATCGGCGCAGAAAGCAAAAAAAGCCTTCCAAAATCTGA